The nucleotide sequence TTGCTTCAGTAATCCGAATCGGCTGAGGCATCGCCGCTTTTCGATTCGCGACAGCGTTTCGCTTTGCGGCAGTAGGGGCGCGCGCCCGCACCCCGTCCCGCCTCACATGGCCTACGCTTCGAACTCCCGACGCAACTGTTTCATTCCCCGGTGCAACAGGCCGGCGATCGAGCCATTGGACTTCCCCATCCGCTGCGCCACCTCGGCCAATTTCAAGCCATCCAAATAGTGCAGACGCACGGCATCACGCTGGTCGTCCGGCAGCTTTTCGATCGCCGTCGCCAGCCGAATCACACTCTCGCCGACCGCCATGTGTTGGCTGGGCGTGGCCATATCGCCGGCCAGTAACTGTTCCAGACGCATCGACGATTGATGGACGGCTTGCTGCATCGACTGTTCCCTGGACACATCGCGTTTGTCACGATGCATGTCGCGATCCAGGTGACACAAATGATTCGCCAAGATTTGTCGCAGCCAGCCCCGCAATTCGGCCTCGGTCTTGCCGCGAAAACCGTCAAACCCCTGCACCGCCTGCAACATTACTTGCTGAACCATGTCGCTGGCACCGACTTTGGCCTGGTACGCACGACGCGATTGAGTCCGGGCCAGCATTCGCAGATACGGCTCATAACGGGCGATCACCGAAGGGTCGGTCAGGTCGATGTCCGGTTCGGTTTCGTCGTTCATGATATCCTGGCCGTGAAAACGCAGCCGTTGTCTTCGCCGGAGGGCAACGCCGCGACAAACCGCCGACAAGACCTTGCGTCTGGGAGACATACCGCCAAATGAGTCACCGTATTGTAGTGCGAACCTCGCGCGATTGGTTCCGTCGCCCGCATCCGATCTCGTTCACGCTGGCGGTTCTGATGCTGTTATCCGTGAACGTCTCGGCCGTCTGGTCGCAAACCGTCACGGCGACCGTTCCGGTCGGCATGCCCTTTGGTGTGGAAGTCGACGGTGATGACGTTTGGGTCACCAGCATCACCGATGAAAGCGTTGGATTGATTTCCCCCGACGATCGCTATCGGCCGCTGATCGGTGGCGCCGAAGCCGGTGTGTTTCAGTGGCCGCACGAAGTCCGCGTCGGTGACGCCAAACAGTTGTACATCGCCGACACTCGGAATCATCGAATCATCCGCGTCGATACCGACGGCGGCAGTGCCGGACAAAACGATCCGGCGGACCATCACTACCAAGTCATCGCGGGAACGGGCAAAGCCGGCTTCGCCGATGGCCCCGGCGGATCCGCCTTGTTCAACCAGCCACACAGCGTCGTGGTGCTGGACGACAAGACGTTGCTGATCGCCGACACCAAAAATCACCGCATTCGCAAGCTGGATCTAAAGTCCGGTGTGGTATCGCCATACTGCGGCGACGGTTCACCCGAACTTCCCAAGGACGGCCAAGCTCGCCAACAGGCTTCGCTGTTCGGTCCCCGTTCGCTTGCCGTTGATGACAACTCGGTTTGGATCGCATTGCGTGAAGGCAACAGTATCTGGCGTTTGGATCGCGCGACCGATACGCTGCACCATATCGCCGGCACCGGCCGAAAAGGCTATGACGGTGACGGCGGATCTGCCAAAGCCGCGACGATGAACGGCCCCAAAGGTCTGGACATCGATGCCGAAGGCGGCGTGCTAGTCGTCGACACCGAAAACCACTGCGTGCGTCGCATCGACGTCGCCGCGGACCGTATCGAAACCGTGCTGGGCGGCAATCAGGCTGCGGCGACGACCGAATTGAAGCGACCCCACGGGATCGCCGCGACGGGGCAGGGCCGATCGTTCTGGCTGGCTGATTCGGAGAACGACCGGATGCTGCTGTTCGAAGATCAGTGACAAGCCAGTCGGTGACAGACCTTTCGGCATTTCCGTTTCCCCATCTGCCCATCGGCAACCCCGTCGTCCGTTGAACCAAGCCACCGATCCCGCTTCGCTGATTCATCCGCCCACCGATTCGGCGATCCGTCGTGCCGCGGCCGAGTTGACCGCCGGAAATCTGGTGGGCGTTCCCACCGAGACGGTCTATGGCTTGGCCGCCGATGCGACTCGCGATGACGCGGTGTCAAAGATCTATCAAGCCAAAGGGCGCCCCAGCACCAACCCTTTGATCGTGCATACCGCTGACGCGACCGCCGCGCGACGGTACACGTCATTGTTTGTGGGTGACCGACGCAACGCAGACGTGGACTCGGCCCTGATCGACCAATGGGACATCGCGTCAGCGCTGTGGCCCGGACCGCTGACGGTCGTGGTCCCACGATCGACATCGATTCCCGACATCGTCACCGCCGGCCGAGACACCGTTGCGATTCGTGTGCCCGATCATCACGTGATGCGGAAGCTGTTGAAACAGTGTCCGTTTCCTTTGGCCGCGCCCAGTGCCAACGTGTCCAACTACGTCAGCCCGACGACCGCCCGGCACGTCGCCGATGGATTGGGGCAATCTGTGGCGATGGTCTTGGACGGAGGCCGTTGTGACTGGGGTGTCGAATCGACCATCATTCAATTGAACGCCGACGGACCCAGGTTATTGCGTCCCGGTGGCATCACGGCGGAGCAGCTTCGCAGCGTTTTTGGCCAGATCCATGTTCCGGACCAAGATGGCAATCACACCCAGGCTCAGGTCGCGCCCGGTCAGTTGCCCACGCACTATTCGCCCGACAAAACGTTGGTTTTTTTGGACCGTTATGAAACCCTGCTTCGCGATCCATCTTTTCAAGCACCGCAAAGAACCGGCCGCATCGCATTCGGCAAATTGAATGATGCCCAGCGGTCGCGGTTTGACCAAGTTTGGGTCGTCGACGAAACGGGCGACCTGCGAAGAATCGCGTCAAGCTTGTTTGCCGTCTTACGCGAAGCCGACCAGAGTGACTGTGACCTGTTGGTGATCGATCGCTGTGAAGAATCCGGTATCGGCCGCGCGATCATGGACCGACTGCGTCGTGCGACGCGGTCGGTTGATCAAACCCATTAGGTCCTATGCGGCGTCCGCGTCATCGGCGTTGACGATGCGGCTGACCATTCCGGCCAACGCGGCACCGGCAAGCGGCG is from Crateriforma conspicua and encodes:
- a CDS encoding sigma-70 family RNA polymerase sigma factor; the protein is MNDETEPDIDLTDPSVIARYEPYLRMLARTQSRRAYQAKVGASDMVQQVMLQAVQGFDGFRGKTEAELRGWLRQILANHLCHLDRDMHRDKRDVSREQSMQQAVHQSSMRLEQLLAGDMATPSQHMAVGESVIRLATAIEKLPDDQRDAVRLHYLDGLKLAEVAQRMGKSNGSIAGLLHRGMKQLRREFEA
- a CDS encoding NHL repeat-containing protein yields the protein MLLSVNVSAVWSQTVTATVPVGMPFGVEVDGDDVWVTSITDESVGLISPDDRYRPLIGGAEAGVFQWPHEVRVGDAKQLYIADTRNHRIIRVDTDGGSAGQNDPADHHYQVIAGTGKAGFADGPGGSALFNQPHSVVVLDDKTLLIADTKNHRIRKLDLKSGVVSPYCGDGSPELPKDGQARQQASLFGPRSLAVDDNSVWIALREGNSIWRLDRATDTLHHIAGTGRKGYDGDGGSAKAATMNGPKGLDIDAEGGVLVVDTENHCVRRIDVAADRIETVLGGNQAAATTELKRPHGIAATGQGRSFWLADSENDRMLLFEDQ
- a CDS encoding L-threonylcarbamoyladenylate synthase, which encodes MNQATDPASLIHPPTDSAIRRAAAELTAGNLVGVPTETVYGLAADATRDDAVSKIYQAKGRPSTNPLIVHTADATAARRYTSLFVGDRRNADVDSALIDQWDIASALWPGPLTVVVPRSTSIPDIVTAGRDTVAIRVPDHHVMRKLLKQCPFPLAAPSANVSNYVSPTTARHVADGLGQSVAMVLDGGRCDWGVESTIIQLNADGPRLLRPGGITAEQLRSVFGQIHVPDQDGNHTQAQVAPGQLPTHYSPDKTLVFLDRYETLLRDPSFQAPQRTGRIAFGKLNDAQRSRFDQVWVVDETGDLRRIASSLFAVLREADQSDCDLLVIDRCEESGIGRAIMDRLRRATRSVDQTH